Genomic DNA from Taurinivorans muris:
CAAAACCGAAGCAAGCGGCGAACGGGTTCAAAAAGCCCATGAATACGCGCAAAGCCTTTATGAAGAACTAAAAGTACATGGCGGTAATCTCACTCGTGACAGATTATTGGCAATTTTGCTCTTAGGTATTACTGATGATTTATTGCAGCAAAAAGACAAGGCTAAGAACCTGAATACTTTCCTTATTTCTTTGCTGAAAAAAATAGATGATTGTATTCCTGATAATCCGCAATAGGATTATTTGAAATATATCCCCTGAGGTGTACGTGTTGCAATTCAATGGTGCCGGCCGTACAAGCGATTTTAGGGAGTTGATAGACAAAATGGTGTGCATGCCTTGCCGCAAGGAAGCCTGAAGTTTTGCTGATATTCCCACCCTGGCAAGCCAGGTCACGTGCCCTTATTGGTCACGGCATCTTGGGGTTTCACATTAAATCTTCCCTTATCTGTTAAATACCCTTGCAATACGCCAGCAATCAAGCATTACCGCTTGATTTTATTTTTTAAAGGCTTTTTTATAAAGAGGAAAAAATGTATATAATCTCATTATCCGTCAGTATTATTCTCACTGCCATTGTCGGTATCGTTGCCGGCTGTTTCATACAAAACAGGGTGACAGCCAAACGCTTGGGCGACGCCAAAGATTTGGCGACACGCATTATTAACGAAGCGAGAAAAGAAGCGTCAGCGCAAAAAAAGGAATTATTGGTTCAATGCCAAGATGAAATTTTGCAGCAAAAAAAGGCGATGGAAATTGAATACCGCGAACAGGAACGTGAAATAAAAAACCGTGAACGCAAAGTCCAAGACCTTACGGAAAGGCTTGACGAAAAAATCGAACGCGTAACCAAAAAAGAAGACGAAATCATCGCCTTTGAGAAAGAACAGGCAGCCAAAGAA
This window encodes:
- the zapA gene encoding cell division protein ZapA — its product is MQEYNLNAFDLVNVSFKTEASGERVQKAHEYAQSLYEELKVHGGNLTRDRLLAILLLGITDDLLQQKDKAKNLNTFLISLLKKIDDCIPDNPQ